The Campylobacterota bacterium genome window below encodes:
- the rpmB gene encoding 50S ribosomal protein L28 codes for MARRCAISGKGPMSGNNVSHAKNRTKRRFLPNLRTVRVTLEDGTTKKLKISASELRTLKKDS; via the coding sequence ATGGCAAGAAGATGTGCTATTAGCGGTAAAGGCCCAATGAGCGGGAACAATGTTTCTCACGCGAAAAACAGAACCAAGCGCCGTTTTTTACCAAACCTTCGTACTGTTCGTGTAACGCTTGAAGACGGTACCACCAAAAAACTCAAAATTTCTGCTTCCGAGCTTCGTACTCTGAAAAAAGATTCGTAA
- a CDS encoding HDOD domain-containing protein, whose product MRNVITQEQITRYIQSVPAAPSIIRQTLEHVRNGDLPKAAKCADEDPALKLYLKTLINRPVYGFRNEVSSLPQIFGILGLSSAQQILYNYLMSLLVPKEWGLFSLSHQAFYDLQASLGRKWETILKHLGLLNRDNESAISLLPASIIVCDALFKEHKEEVAQLRSVKALDYNTILQRLSGRSLFDLCSEVAEKWEMPASIAKTVHAASGSDKVEGETEILAKWMHLLLFYELSQSPFVEAGLNELLDFNVEFVQDIYESFAQVVGYNETNG is encoded by the coding sequence GTGCGGAACGTGATAACCCAAGAACAGATAACCCGTTATATCCAGAGCGTCCCTGCCGCTCCCTCAATCATCCGCCAGACGCTCGAACACGTCCGCAACGGTGATCTCCCCAAAGCCGCCAAATGCGCCGATGAAGATCCCGCACTCAAACTCTATCTCAAAACGCTGATCAACCGCCCCGTTTACGGTTTCCGCAACGAGGTCAGCAGCCTCCCCCAGATTTTCGGGATACTGGGGCTCTCCAGCGCACAGCAGATCCTCTATAACTACCTGATGTCGCTCCTTGTTCCCAAGGAATGGGGCCTTTTTTCCCTGTCGCACCAGGCATTTTACGATCTTCAGGCCTCCCTCGGCCGGAAATGGGAAACGATTCTCAAACACCTCGGGCTCCTCAACCGCGACAACGAAAGCGCCATCTCACTCCTCCCCGCGAGCATCATCGTGTGCGACGCCCTGTTCAAAGAACACAAAGAGGAAGTGGCTCAGCTGCGCAGCGTCAAAGCACTCGATTACAACACGATCCTGCAGCGCCTCAGCGGCCGGAGCCTCTTCGACCTTTGCTCCGAAGTGGCCGAAAAGTGGGAGATGCCCGCCTCCATCGCCAAAACGGTCCACGCCGCATCGGGAAGCGACAAGGTGGAAGGGGAAACCGAAATCCTCGCCAAATGGATGCACCTTCTGCTCTTTTACGAGCTCTCCCAGTCCCCTTTCGTCGAAGCGGGGCTGAACGAACTCCTCGATTTCAACGTCGAATTCGTTCAGGACATTTACGAATCTTTTGCTCAGGTGGTAGGATACAATGAGACCAACGGTTAA
- a CDS encoding chemotaxis protein CheX gives MRPTVKGRIAIFQPQGFLDGNNAPSFLTIDDIKATEALNVDMLLVSLKKVIFFNKNGLDVFVRLLTNIRNKNHITVGLCDYDHAKFQTINAFYGGSLNFSLFRSEKIAELFAPSNKSDSKTVLIYNDDPSQRSAMAIELFDYGHNPIIAQSKKEFDEKKQNPDLYYAIIEDTYLGLFGQKIATRVTGNAVIYTISNFLDAEVTNTFNIAYHLNSLNVGFRLFIFDAYKVVSMNVHALNFFTKLASSAAEYNATICFVGLTFEKTPESFKHDMEDVGILFFDQMDDILKNKKLLQDLGGSASSSKQTRSINKPLINELPNFIEATVSTISMMTNATAVKNSVNIQHLEVTMAYNKYASSIGFYGDVDGIIILIFPKKIAQKTCALLIGESTEDEEAILDSLAEFVNIIGGRAKTLLAEKKIRVDITLPRTYHNVDQLMEMAQNKKGVQVNLDFEGSQFTFFLTR, from the coding sequence ATGAGACCAACGGTTAAAGGGAGAATCGCGATCTTCCAGCCCCAGGGATTTCTGGACGGCAACAACGCCCCCTCGTTTCTGACCATCGATGACATCAAGGCCACCGAAGCGCTCAACGTCGACATGCTCCTCGTTTCTCTGAAAAAAGTGATTTTTTTCAATAAGAACGGCCTTGACGTTTTCGTCCGGCTGCTCACCAACATCCGAAACAAAAACCATATCACGGTCGGATTGTGCGATTACGACCACGCCAAATTCCAGACGATCAACGCCTTTTACGGCGGCAGTCTCAATTTTTCCCTGTTTCGGAGCGAAAAAATCGCCGAGCTTTTCGCCCCGTCCAACAAAAGCGATTCGAAGACGGTTCTGATCTACAACGACGACCCCTCCCAGCGTTCGGCGATGGCGATCGAACTCTTCGATTACGGCCACAACCCGATCATCGCGCAGAGCAAAAAAGAGTTCGACGAAAAAAAGCAAAATCCGGATCTCTATTATGCGATCATCGAAGACACCTACCTGGGGCTTTTCGGGCAGAAAATCGCGACGCGGGTGACGGGGAACGCGGTCATTTATACGATTTCCAATTTCCTTGATGCCGAAGTCACCAACACCTTCAACATCGCCTACCATCTCAACTCGCTCAACGTCGGCTTCCGTCTCTTCATCTTCGACGCCTACAAAGTGGTCTCGATGAACGTCCATGCCCTGAACTTTTTCACCAAACTCGCCTCTTCCGCCGCCGAATACAATGCGACGATCTGTTTTGTGGGGCTGACGTTTGAAAAAACTCCCGAATCGTTCAAACACGACATGGAAGACGTCGGCATCCTCTTTTTCGACCAGATGGACGACATCCTCAAAAACAAAAAATTGCTCCAGGACCTGGGGGGAAGCGCCTCCTCCTCCAAACAAACCCGCTCGATTAACAAACCCCTGATCAACGAGCTTCCCAATTTCATCGAAGCGACCGTTTCGACCATCTCGATGATGACCAATGCGACCGCCGTCAAAAACTCGGTCAACATCCAGCATCTCGAAGTAACGATGGCGTACAACAAATATGCCAGTTCGATCGGCTTTTACGGGGACGTGGACGGGATCATCATCCTCATCTTCCCGAAAAAAATCGCCCAGAAAACGTGTGCGCTTCTCATCGGGGAATCGACCGAGGATGAAGAAGCGATCCTCGATTCCCTCGCCGAATTCGTCAACATCATCGGCGGACGGGCGAAAACGCTGCTCGCCGAGAAAAAAATCCGCGTCGACATCACCCTCCCCCGCACCTACCACAACGTCGACCAGTTGATGGAAATGGCCCAGAACAAAAAAGGGGTTCAGGTCAACCTCGATTTCGAAGGAAGCCAGTTCACCTTTTTTCTGACGCGCTGA
- the rpe gene encoding ribulose-phosphate 3-epimerase, which yields MLVAPSVLSADFGNLERDVRAICDAGCDLVHVDVMDGHFVPNLTIGPVVVSAIAAAATKPLDIHLMVQNNTFFVDLFAPLKPEYITFHIEEEKHPHRLVHYIRSLGIKPGIVLNPHTPAETVEYLLADIDMVLVMSVNPGFGGQKFIPGVIEKIKRLKTLRDRINPSCLIEIDGGVGNKNIAELKEAGVDVCVAGSYVFGQSDYKAAIESLKI from the coding sequence ATGCTCGTCGCCCCGAGTGTCCTCTCCGCCGATTTCGGCAATCTTGAACGCGATGTCCGCGCCATCTGCGACGCGGGGTGCGATCTGGTCCACGTCGACGTCATGGACGGCCATTTCGTCCCGAATCTCACCATCGGACCGGTCGTGGTCAGCGCGATCGCCGCAGCCGCCACAAAACCCCTCGACATTCACCTCATGGTGCAGAACAATACTTTTTTCGTCGATCTTTTCGCCCCGCTCAAGCCCGAATACATCACCTTCCACATCGAAGAAGAAAAGCATCCCCACCGCCTCGTCCACTACATCCGTTCGCTGGGAATCAAACCGGGAATCGTCCTCAATCCCCACACCCCGGCTGAGACGGTCGAATACCTCCTCGCTGACATCGACATGGTTCTGGTGATGAGCGTCAATCCCGGTTTCGGGGGACAAAAATTCATTCCCGGCGTCATCGAGAAAATCAAACGCCTCAAAACGCTTCGCGATCGCATCAACCCCTCCTGCCTCATCGAAATCGACGGCGGCGTCGGGAACAAAAACATCGCGGAGCTCAAAGAAGCGGGCGTAGACGTATGCGTCGCCGGCAGCTACGTATTCGGCCAAAGCGACTACAAGGCCGCCATCGAAAGCTTGAAAATCTGA
- a CDS encoding phosphoribosylanthranilate isomerase, whose amino-acid sequence MRVKICGITNLEDALYAIEAGADALGFVFYPESPRYVSVETAAAIISKLPPFVEKVALFVNESPERIRAACLQSGCTLAQIHFDVEDDFFASVAYPALRVVRARKPEDITAHSDEYRLIDAFCEAYGGSGKRLNIEWFENVDCSKIILAGGLDPDNVASLKPYGFYGVDVSSGVEASYGKKDPQKVRRFIAEARA is encoded by the coding sequence ATGCGCGTCAAGATCTGCGGCATTACGAACCTCGAAGACGCCCTGTACGCGATTGAAGCCGGGGCCGATGCTCTGGGCTTTGTTTTCTACCCCGAATCGCCCCGTTACGTCTCGGTCGAAACAGCCGCCGCGATCATTTCGAAGCTCCCCCCCTTTGTCGAGAAAGTCGCCCTGTTCGTCAATGAATCCCCCGAACGGATCCGTGCCGCCTGCCTCCAAAGCGGATGCACCCTTGCACAGATTCATTTCGACGTCGAAGACGATTTTTTCGCTTCCGTCGCGTATCCTGCACTGCGGGTCGTCCGCGCCCGCAAGCCCGAAGACATCACCGCCCATTCCGACGAATACCGCCTCATCGACGCCTTTTGCGAGGCGTACGGGGGGAGCGGCAAACGGCTCAACATCGAATGGTTTGAGAACGTCGACTGCTCCAAAATCATTCTCGCCGGGGGGCTGGATCCCGACAACGTCGCTTCCCTCAAACCATACGGGTTCTACGGCGTCGACGTCAGCAGCGGGGTCGAAGCTTCCTACGGTAAAAAAGACCCCCAAAAGGTTCGCCGTTTCATCGCAGAGGCGCGTGCGTGA
- a CDS encoding 3'-5' exonuclease codes for MNSLDPKLLARLTRYGIPAAEFELLVGSAEEIELLKAQGLNLLLDKDSYRLRSAIDSVDDTLFCVVDIETNGSKPSRDQIIEIGAVKLQNGRILDTYESLVYCTEISEQISEITGIRVEHTLQAPPMAKVMREFRLFLGDAVFVGHDAKFDYNFVSAMMERSGLSRLLNRSLCTIDLAERTIESERYGLAYLNDQLSLYKEATHHRALSDAMTTTKLLKRTLALIPPSIASGEELIAFSKEARRLKRPKPKPETGDSEEKISV; via the coding sequence GTGAATTCGCTCGATCCCAAGCTTCTTGCACGTCTGACCAGATACGGCATCCCTGCGGCGGAATTCGAATTGCTCGTCGGAAGCGCGGAGGAGATCGAATTGCTCAAAGCCCAGGGGCTTAATCTCCTGCTCGATAAAGACTCTTACCGCCTCCGCAGCGCGATCGATTCGGTCGATGACACCCTGTTTTGCGTCGTCGACATCGAAACGAACGGTTCCAAACCTTCCCGTGACCAGATCATCGAAATCGGCGCGGTGAAACTTCAAAACGGCCGTATTCTCGACACCTATGAGAGTCTTGTCTACTGCACCGAGATTTCCGAACAGATCAGCGAGATCACCGGTATCCGTGTCGAGCATACCCTTCAAGCCCCCCCGATGGCCAAAGTGATGCGTGAATTTCGTCTTTTTCTGGGCGATGCGGTGTTCGTCGGACACGATGCCAAATTCGACTACAACTTCGTTTCGGCGATGATGGAACGCTCTGGCCTTTCCAGACTGCTCAACCGATCCCTCTGCACGATCGATCTGGCCGAGAGGACGATCGAATCGGAGCGTTACGGCCTCGCCTATCTCAACGACCAGCTCTCACTCTACAAAGAGGCGACACATCACCGCGCCCTGTCGGATGCGATGACGACGACCAAGCTCCTTAAACGGACTCTGGCCCTCATTCCCCCCTCCATCGCCAGCGGCGAAGAGCTGATCGCCTTTTCCAAAGAGGCCAGACGGCTCAAGCGTCCGAAACCCAAACCCGAAACCGGCGATAGCGAAGAGAAAATATCCGTATAA
- the accA gene encoding acetyl-CoA carboxylase carboxyl transferase subunit alpha, which yields MATYLDFEQNIRQIQEEIISAEVRCDHHAVEILKQDLAREVEKTYSNLSPYQELQLARHQDRPYALDYINLILDKKYEIHGDRHFRDDLSIVCYIGTMGDQRVMVIGEQKGRGTKNKLKRNFGMPHPEGYRKALRAAKMAEKFNIPVLMLIDTPGAYPGLGAEERNQSEAIARNLMELSNLNTITVSVVIGEGGSGGALAIGVADRLAMMRYSVFSVISPEGCSAILWNDPAKVEAATKALKITSADLKELDLIDDVIDEPLIGAHRDKEGAADALKTYFLEQVETLRALDDAERLEKRYRRLVGMGRFSE from the coding sequence TTGGCGACCTATCTAGATTTTGAACAAAACATCCGCCAGATCCAAGAAGAGATCATCAGCGCGGAGGTCCGCTGCGACCATCATGCCGTCGAGATTCTAAAGCAGGATCTGGCCAGAGAAGTCGAAAAAACCTATTCGAACCTCTCTCCCTATCAGGAACTTCAGCTCGCGCGCCATCAGGACCGTCCTTACGCGCTCGACTACATCAACCTCATACTCGACAAAAAGTACGAAATTCACGGTGACCGCCACTTTCGCGATGACCTCTCCATCGTCTGCTATATCGGAACCATGGGCGACCAGCGGGTCATGGTGATCGGCGAACAAAAAGGGCGTGGGACCAAGAACAAGCTCAAGCGCAATTTCGGTATGCCGCACCCCGAAGGGTACCGTAAGGCGCTCCGCGCGGCGAAAATGGCCGAGAAATTCAACATCCCCGTCCTGATGCTTATCGACACTCCGGGCGCATACCCGGGTCTTGGGGCGGAAGAACGTAACCAGAGCGAAGCGATCGCCCGCAACCTGATGGAACTCTCGAACCTCAATACGATCACCGTCTCCGTCGTTATCGGCGAAGGGGGAAGCGGCGGGGCGCTCGCGATCGGCGTTGCGGATCGGCTGGCGATGATGCGTTATTCGGTCTTCAGCGTTATCTCTCCCGAAGGGTGTTCGGCGATTTTGTGGAACGATCCGGCGAAGGTCGAAGCGGCGACCAAAGCGCTTAAAATCACCAGCGCCGACCTCAAAGAACTCGATCTGATCGACGACGTCATTGACGAACCGCTGATCGGTGCCCACCGTGACAAAGAAGGGGCCGCCGATGCCCTGAAAACCTATTTCCTCGAACAGGTGGAGACCCTGCGCGCGCTGGACGACGCGGAGCGCCTGGAAAAACGTTACCGCCGCCTCGTCGGTATGGGCCGTTTTTCGGAATAA
- a CDS encoding beta-ketoacyl-ACP synthase II, with amino-acid sequence MRRVVVTGLGMINALGHDKESSFKAICEGECGIDMITLFDASNQGAQIAGEVKGFDPETVMDPKEVKKADRFIQLGIKAAQEAMADANFPEGFNKERFGIDAASGIGGLPSIERNSIILETKGPRRISPFFIPGALVNMLGGFVTIEHGLQGPNLSAVTACAAGTHAISEATKTIMIGGADQMLVVAAESAITGVGIGGFASMKALSTRNDDPKHASRPFDAERDGFVMGEGAAALVLEEYESAVARGARIYAEVIGFGESGDANHITTPSLEGPLRAMKAALNMAGNPKVDYVNAHGTSTPTNDKNETAALKIAFGGKENCPPVSSTKGQTGHCLGAAGGIEAVISIMAIRDGIIPPTINYVNPDENCDLDIVPNAARKADLNIVMSNSFGFGGTNGVVIFKKI; translated from the coding sequence GTGAGAAGAGTAGTAGTAACCGGATTGGGAATGATCAATGCGCTTGGTCATGACAAAGAGAGCTCCTTTAAAGCGATTTGCGAAGGTGAGTGCGGCATCGATATGATCACCCTTTTTGACGCTTCGAATCAAGGCGCCCAGATTGCCGGTGAAGTCAAAGGCTTCGACCCCGAAACCGTGATGGACCCCAAAGAGGTCAAAAAAGCGGACCGTTTCATCCAGCTCGGGATCAAAGCGGCCCAGGAAGCGATGGCCGATGCCAATTTCCCCGAAGGTTTCAACAAAGAACGTTTCGGTATTGACGCCGCATCGGGAATCGGAGGGCTTCCTTCCATCGAGCGTAACTCCATCATCCTCGAGACAAAAGGTCCAAGACGTATTTCTCCGTTCTTCATCCCCGGCGCACTGGTGAACATGCTCGGCGGCTTCGTTACGATCGAGCATGGCCTGCAAGGACCGAACCTCTCAGCCGTCACGGCATGTGCGGCGGGAACGCACGCGATCAGCGAAGCGACAAAAACCATCATGATCGGCGGAGCGGACCAAATGCTGGTCGTTGCGGCCGAATCGGCGATTACCGGCGTCGGTATCGGCGGATTTGCCTCTATGAAAGCCCTCAGCACCCGCAACGACGACCCCAAACACGCATCACGTCCTTTCGATGCGGAGCGCGACGGATTCGTCATGGGTGAAGGGGCGGCAGCCCTCGTCCTGGAAGAGTACGAAAGCGCGGTAGCCCGCGGTGCCCGAATTTACGCCGAAGTGATCGGTTTCGGTGAAAGCGGCGATGCCAACCACATCACTACACCAAGCCTTGAAGGGCCGCTGCGTGCGATGAAAGCGGCGCTGAACATGGCCGGAAATCCGAAAGTCGATTACGTCAATGCCCACGGTACCAGTACGCCGACCAACGATAAAAACGAAACGGCGGCATTGAAAATCGCTTTCGGCGGCAAAGAGAACTGCCCGCCGGTCAGTTCGACCAAAGGGCAAACGGGCCACTGCCTGGGTGCGGCAGGCGGTATCGAAGCAGTTATCAGCATCATGGCGATACGTGATGGGATCATCCCTCCGACGATCAACTACGTCAATCCTGACGAAAATTGTGATCTGGACATCGTTCCCAATGCCGCGCGCAAAGCGGATCTCAATATTGTCATGAGCAACTCATTCGGATTTGGCGGTACCAACGGGGTCGTCATTTTCAAAAAAATATAA
- the acpP gene encoding acyl carrier protein, producing MALLDDIKEVVVEQLSVNPDEVKEDSKFVEDLGADSLDVVELVMALEEKFDIEIPDDEAEKIQTVQDVINYIESKN from the coding sequence ATGGCACTTTTGGACGATATTAAAGAAGTAGTGGTTGAGCAACTGAGCGTTAACCCGGACGAAGTAAAAGAGGATTCTAAATTCGTTGAAGACCTCGGCGCGGACAGCCTCGACGTTGTAGAATTGGTAATGGCTCTTGAAGAGAAATTCGATATCGAAATTCCTGACGACGAAGCGGAAAAAATCCAAACTGTTCAAGATGTAATCAACTACATCGAAAGCAAAAACTAA
- the fabG gene encoding 3-oxoacyl-ACP reductase FabG, protein MKFTGKNVLVTGSSRGIGAEVAKVLAGYGLKVWINYRSGAAAADEVKAQIEAAGGTAAVIGFDVADEAAFVDAIQTIIDADGELSYLVNNAGITKDGLALRMKSDDFMAVINANLLSAFVGCRESFKAMRKKKFGAVVNIASIVGETGNAGQTNYAASKGGVIAMTKSFAQEAASSGIRYNTVTPGFIATDMTDVLSEEIKASFTSKIPMGRFGEAKEVAEATAFLLSDHASYITGETLKVNGGMLM, encoded by the coding sequence ATGAAATTTACGGGTAAAAATGTATTGGTAACGGGTTCAAGCCGCGGAATCGGCGCGGAAGTGGCAAAAGTGCTGGCGGGATACGGTCTTAAAGTATGGATCAATTACCGCAGCGGCGCGGCGGCGGCGGACGAAGTGAAAGCACAGATCGAAGCGGCGGGCGGAACGGCGGCGGTGATCGGATTCGACGTTGCCGACGAAGCGGCATTCGTCGACGCGATCCAGACGATCATCGATGCCGACGGGGAGCTCTCGTATCTGGTCAACAACGCCGGGATTACGAAAGACGGACTGGCGCTTCGGATGAAAAGCGACGATTTCATGGCGGTCATCAACGCCAATCTCCTTTCAGCTTTCGTCGGCTGCCGCGAATCGTTCAAAGCGATGCGGAAGAAAAAATTCGGCGCCGTCGTCAACATCGCTTCGATCGTCGGGGAGACGGGCAATGCGGGGCAGACCAACTATGCGGCTTCCAAAGGGGGAGTCATCGCGATGACGAAAAGTTTCGCACAGGAAGCCGCTTCGAGCGGTATCCGTTACAACACCGTCACCCCGGGTTTCATCGCGACCGATATGACGGACGTTCTCAGCGAGGAGATCAAGGCGTCGTTCACCTCCAAAATCCCGATGGGCCGTTTCGGCGAAGCCAAAGAGGTGGCCGAAGCGACGGCATTTTTGCTCAGCGATCACGCGAGCTACATCACCGGCGAAACCCTCAAGGTCAACGGCGGGATGCTGATGTAA
- the gpmI gene encoding 2,3-bisphosphoglycerate-independent phosphoglycerate mutase: MSKKTVLVITDGIGYSPKRDYNAFHAARKPTYERLFADVPHSLIDTFGLSVGLPEGQMGNSEVGHMSIGSGRVLYQDLVKISLALQEESFAKNPVFSGLLKTSKRLHLIGLMSDGGVHSHIDHIMGVAEIAAEAGKEVWLHLITDGRDVAPTSAKLFLHHVTAHAYSNIRIASLGGRFFAMDRDNRWERVQKGYDAIVRAHPLSEQSAFDYIENAYAAGETDEFITPTAFDGYDGFKNGDAVLMLNFRSDRMRELTAAIGDPAFGGFAREFVPTHMATMTQYDKNFPYPVLFPKEVPANVLSEVISKAGLRQLHTAETEKYAHVTFFFNGGVEEPFENETRVLIPSPQVKTYDMKPEMSASEVGDVVVRAMDEGIDFVVVNFANGDMVGHTGNFEAAIKGVEAVDEQLGRIVEAAKRNDYAMVLTSDHGNCEEMRDDAGNMLTNHTVGKVWCFVMAEGVEQVHPGALNNVAPTVLKLMGLQIPAEMDGALI, from the coding sequence TTGAGCAAAAAAACCGTTTTGGTCATCACCGACGGGATCGGTTATTCGCCCAAACGCGATTACAATGCGTTCCACGCGGCCCGCAAACCGACGTATGAGCGGCTGTTTGCGGACGTTCCCCATTCGCTGATCGACACGTTCGGTCTCAGCGTCGGCCTTCCCGAAGGTCAGATGGGCAATTCCGAAGTGGGGCACATGAGCATCGGAAGCGGACGGGTACTGTACCAGGATCTCGTCAAAATTTCGCTGGCGCTTCAGGAAGAGAGCTTCGCCAAAAACCCCGTTTTTTCGGGACTGCTCAAAACGAGCAAGCGGTTGCACCTGATCGGCCTGATGAGCGACGGCGGAGTCCATTCGCACATCGACCACATCATGGGAGTCGCCGAAATCGCCGCCGAAGCGGGCAAAGAGGTATGGCTGCACCTGATCACCGACGGCCGCGACGTCGCTCCGACGTCGGCGAAACTCTTTTTGCACCACGTCACGGCGCACGCGTACAGCAATATCCGCATCGCTTCGCTGGGGGGGCGATTTTTCGCCATGGACCGCGACAACCGCTGGGAACGGGTCCAAAAAGGGTACGATGCGATCGTGAGGGCCCATCCCCTGAGCGAACAGAGCGCTTTTGACTACATCGAAAACGCCTACGCCGCGGGCGAGACCGACGAATTCATCACACCCACTGCGTTCGACGGCTACGACGGCTTCAAAAACGGGGATGCGGTGCTGATGCTCAATTTCCGCAGCGACCGGATGCGCGAACTCACCGCCGCGATCGGCGATCCGGCGTTCGGCGGCTTTGCGCGCGAGTTCGTACCGACGCACATGGCGACGATGACGCAGTACGACAAAAACTTTCCCTATCCCGTCCTTTTCCCCAAAGAAGTCCCCGCAAACGTCCTTTCCGAGGTGATTTCCAAAGCCGGGCTACGTCAGCTGCACACTGCCGAAACCGAAAAATACGCCCACGTCACGTTTTTCTTTAACGGCGGGGTCGAGGAACCTTTTGAGAACGAAACGCGGGTGCTGATCCCCAGTCCGCAGGTTAAAACCTACGATATGAAGCCTGAAATGTCGGCTTCCGAAGTGGGCGACGTAGTGGTCAGGGCGATGGACGAAGGGATCGATTTCGTCGTCGTCAATTTTGCCAACGGCGACATGGTCGGCCATACGGGGAATTTCGAAGCGGCGATCAAAGGGGTCGAAGCGGTCGACGAACAGCTCGGCCGGATCGTAGAGGCCGCCAAGCGCAACGATTATGCGATGGTCCTCACCTCCGATCACGGCAACTGCGAAGAGATGCGCGACGACGCGGGGAACATGCTGACCAACCATACGGTGGGGAAAGTGTGGTGTTTCGTGATGGCCGAGGGGGTCGAGCAGGTCCATCCGGGCGCGCTCAACAACGTCGCACCGACGGTACTGAAGCTGATGGGGCTGCAGATCCCCGCAGAGATGGACGGGGCATTGATATAA